The Methylomicrobium lacus LW14 genome window below encodes:
- a CDS encoding FAD:protein FMN transferase: MLQVFDFPFQAMGSPCSVQFYADSAARAEDVFRSVQTRIEALEQRYSRYRDDSLLSAINRRAGTGVKTALDAETFALLQYADRCYLESQQLFDVTSGVLRRLWGPRQTQLPPKQEVAALLPLIGWHKVQWSDDAIYLPQTGMELDFGGIVKEYAADVAVGICHQHGIRHGIIELGGDISVIGPLPDGQGWPVAIRDPRQPDKVVAQFRLAAGAVASSGDYERFLLIDGVRYSHLLNPKTGWPVAGLRAVSIVAQHCVVAGSVATIAMLKAKNGLAWLHGSGLPFLCCQSNGRLIDRLQH; the protein is encoded by the coding sequence ATGTTGCAGGTCTTCGATTTTCCGTTTCAGGCGATGGGCAGTCCTTGCTCCGTGCAGTTTTACGCAGATTCCGCGGCACGCGCCGAAGACGTTTTCCGTTCGGTGCAAACGCGAATCGAGGCGCTCGAACAGCGCTATTCGCGCTATCGCGACGATAGTCTGCTTTCTGCCATCAACCGCCGGGCCGGAACCGGCGTTAAAACCGCATTGGATGCCGAGACCTTTGCGTTGTTGCAATATGCCGATCGATGCTATCTGGAAAGCCAGCAGTTATTCGACGTGACTTCGGGCGTGTTGCGCCGGTTGTGGGGGCCTCGGCAGACGCAGTTGCCGCCCAAACAGGAGGTCGCCGCGTTATTGCCGTTGATCGGCTGGCACAAAGTGCAATGGAGCGACGACGCGATTTATTTGCCGCAGACCGGCATGGAGCTGGATTTCGGCGGCATCGTCAAGGAGTATGCCGCCGACGTTGCGGTCGGCATCTGCCATCAACACGGGATCAGGCACGGCATCATCGAATTGGGCGGCGACATCAGCGTCATCGGACCCTTGCCCGATGGGCAAGGCTGGCCGGTGGCGATTCGGGACCCGCGGCAGCCGGACAAAGTCGTTGCCCAATTCAGGCTGGCGGCCGGTGCGGTCGCCAGCAGCGGCGATTATGAGCGGTTTTTATTGATTGATGGCGTGCGTTACAGCCATTTGCTCAATCCGAAGACCGGCTGGCCGGTCGCCGGCTTGCGCGCGGTCAGTATCGTCGCACAGCATTGCGTGGTCGCGGGCAGCGTCGCCACCATCGCGATGTTGAAAGCGAAGAACGGTTTGGCTTGGCTGCATGGCAGCGGCTTGCCGTTTTTATGTTGCCAAAGCAACGGACGGCTCATCGATCGATTGCAGCATTAG